The genomic window CGGGTCCCGACAAGATCACACGCTCCATGAACGGACAGTATCCCATAGTGGAGCGTGGCGGTGCCAAGGCTCCCTGGCATGAGCAGGCACAGAAGGCGGTGGAGTACCTTCTTAAGACCCAGGATCCCACCAAGATCACCTACACCGACGACGAGGGCCACACCGACGCTATCTCGGGCGTCTCCATCCACGTGAAGGAGCTCTTCGAGCTCGCGAAGGAGGCCCTGGAGCGCGGCCCCGTCGGCTACGGCCCCTACAAGGATGGCACCTATCACGCCGAGCAGGCCGACTTCAGCCCGCAGGGGTGGAAGGAGTTCGTGGACATCACGGTGCTGGGCGGAAGGATCGTGGCCGTGCGCTGGGATGCCCTCCACAAGGACGGCGGCGATCCCAAGGACACTCGCTCCCGCAATGGCGAGTACGGCATGTACGAGAACGGTGGGGCACAGGCACCCTGGTGGCAGCAGGCCGAGGCGGTGGAGAAGTACCTGATGCAGACCCAGGATCCCACCAAGATCACCTACACCGACGACGAGGGCCACACCGACGCTATCTCGGGCGTCTCCATCCACGTGAGCTCCTTCTTCCAGCTCGCCCAGGAGGCCCTCAAGGACGCCCGAAGGTAAACCCTTCGCCACACCGCAAGGCCTCCCCGGCCGGGGAGGCCTTTTCTTCATGCCCATCTTCCTGCTATCGTTCGCACCGAGGAGGATCGTGTGATCACACCCTATCAGTTCGCCCGCATCGTGGAGATCCGTACCAAGATCGTGAGTGTCTCCTCGTTCGCCATAGGCACGCTCTACGCCATCGCCATAGTGGGGGAATGGGACCCCGTACGCCTGGTGGTGATGTTCCTCGCCGTGTTCGCGGTGGACATGGGGACCACGGCCTTCAACACCTTCTTCGACTACTGGAAGGGAGTCGACCGCAAGGAGCTCAACAGGGAAGAGGACAAGGTACTCGTGCATCAGGACGTGCCGCCGGGATACGCCCTCATCATCGCGGGAGGGCTCTTCCTCCTCGCCGCCCTGCTGGGGCTCGTGCTCGCAGTGCTCGTGGCCGAGGCCTTCGGCCTCGCGGCAGCCCTTGGGCTCCTCGCCACCGGTGCGGCCTGCATGGCCGTGGGCTTCTTCTACAACGGTGGGCCGAGACCCCTCTCCTTCACCCCGTTCGGGGAGCTCTTCGCAGGCGGGTTCCTGGGAGGCATCCTCGTCCTCCTCTCCATCTTCGTCCAGACAGGCCGTATCACCCCCCCGTCCCTCCTCCTCGCCGTCCCCTCCACCCTCCTCGTGGCCTCCATCCTCACCGTGAACAACACCTGCGACATGGAAGGGGACCGCGTGGCAGGACGCCGCACCCTCTCCATCCTCGTGGGCCTCCCCGCCAGCCGCATCCTCGTCTACGCCCAGGGGATCCTGGCCTATCTCGTCCTCGCCCTCTGCGGCCTCCTCGACATCCTCCCCCGCCTCACCCTCCTCACCGCCGCCCTCGGCCTCACCCAGGCCCTCCTCACCTACCGGCGCATGCACCGGCGGGGCTATGCCCACGCCACCAAGGGCCCCTCCATGCAGGACATCCTCGCCGTCTTTCTCGTCTTCACCCTCGCCGCCGTCCTCCCCCTCACCCTCCGCCTCTTCCTCCCCGTCCCCTGACACCCCCTACACCCTCCGCACCACCAGCTCCGCCAGCACCTCCTCCAGCACCCGCCGCCACCTCCCCGCCGGCAGCCCACCCGCCTCCCGAAGCGCCCGCGCCGTGAACCCCTGCGCGAACCCCCTCGCCTCCTCCACCGCCCCCGAGGCCACGAGCCGCCTCCGGACCTTTCCCGCCCACACACGGCTAGCCACCCCTCCCGCGCACGCCCGTCGCATCCAGACCCCCAGACGCTCCCCCTCCCGCCGCGCGAGCATCACCGCCGGCGCCCCCACCACCCCCTGCTCCACATCCCGCCCCACCGGCTTCCCCAACCCCCTTCCCGCCACATCGAGCACATCGTCGATCACCTGGAAGGCCATCCCCACGTTGTAGCCGATACGCCTGAGCCTGCGCACCACCTCCTCCTCCGCCCCGGCCTCCGACGCCCCCAGGTGGAACGCCACCACGAACAGAAGCCCCGTCTTCCTCAGGATGCGCCTCAGGTACCTCCTGAGGCTGAAGGCATCCCTCCCCAGCGCCCGTCGCACCTCCACCTCCTCTATCTCGCCGTCGAGGATGTGCCGGACCCCACGGGAGAGGAAGACCGCATGGTCCCTGCTCGCGTACTCGGCCACCAGTTCGAGGGCCTTCGCGAACAGGAGATCCCCCATGAGCACCGCCTCCTTCACCCCGTACGCCCGATGCAAGGCCGCCCCACCCCGTCTCGTCGCCGCATCGTCCACGATATCGTCGTGCA from Spirochaeta thermophila DSM 6192 includes these protein-coding regions:
- a CDS encoding polyprenyl synthetase family protein, which encodes MFWEKFPSIAPDVVRVRDLIREELGSPSGELSSALVDLASRDAKLLRPGCMVLSARFGVGEGEIPERVVRLAAALEMLHMATLVHDDIVDDAATRRGGAALHRAYGVKEAVLMGDLLFAKALELVAEYASRDHAVFLSRGVRHILDGEIEEVEVRRALGRDAFSLRRYLRRILRKTGLLFVVAFHLGASEAGAEEEVVRRLRRIGYNVGMAFQVIDDVLDVAGRGLGKPVGRDVEQGVVGAPAVMLARREGERLGVWMRRACAGGVASRVWAGKVRRRLVASGAVEEARGFAQGFTARALREAGGLPAGRWRRVLEEVLAELVVRRV
- a CDS encoding prenyltransferase; translated protein: MITPYQFARIVEIRTKIVSVSSFAIGTLYAIAIVGEWDPVRLVVMFLAVFAVDMGTTAFNTFFDYWKGVDRKELNREEDKVLVHQDVPPGYALIIAGGLFLLAALLGLVLAVLVAEAFGLAAALGLLATGAACMAVGFFYNGGPRPLSFTPFGELFAGGFLGGILVLLSIFVQTGRITPPSLLLAVPSTLLVASILTVNNTCDMEGDRVAGRRTLSILVGLPASRILVYAQGILAYLVLALCGLLDILPRLTLLTAALGLTQALLTYRRMHRRGYAHATKGPSMQDILAVFLVFTLAAVLPLTLRLFLPVP